A genomic window from Methanovulcanius yangii includes:
- a CDS encoding S24/S26 family peptidase: protein MKTRRRPLGIPTRVKRFLESDDPRAGWVRDALWVVGVVAGIALLLFLASGTWPAVVAVESESMVPNMNVGDLVFVAAFDRYGELTSWEEGEATGYVRFGDSPDLQGNQVYGDVIIFRPNGDDAVHPIIHRAISWYDDNTTASGYITKGDNNPSVDQVAYYPTLGQIQPVREEWIVGKAIFRIPLVGYFPLHIVEFAIVIIILMVVWEWYSRRREAEKEAEKDEESRSAEKKAASKGKGAKKNGSGKKSPSTKK, encoded by the coding sequence ATGAAGACACGCAGGCGACCTCTGGGCATCCCGACACGGGTAAAACGGTTTCTCGAGAGCGACGACCCGCGGGCGGGATGGGTAAGGGACGCCCTCTGGGTCGTGGGTGTCGTCGCGGGCATCGCGCTTCTCCTCTTCCTTGCATCCGGCACATGGCCCGCCGTCGTTGCGGTCGAGTCCGAGTCGATGGTCCCGAACATGAACGTGGGCGACCTTGTCTTCGTTGCGGCGTTCGACCGGTACGGGGAGCTCACCTCCTGGGAGGAGGGTGAGGCGACCGGGTACGTGAGGTTCGGTGATTCCCCCGACCTGCAGGGGAATCAGGTCTACGGGGACGTGATCATCTTCCGCCCGAACGGGGACGATGCGGTGCATCCGATCATCCACCGGGCGATATCATGGTACGATGACAATACGACGGCGTCCGGCTACATCACCAAGGGGGACAACAACCCGAGCGTCGATCAGGTCGCCTATTATCCCACCCTCGGGCAGATTCAGCCGGTGCGGGAGGAGTGGATCGTGGGGAAGGCCATCTTCAGGATACCGCTCGTCGGCTACTTCCCGCTGCACATCGTCGAATTTGCCATTGTGATCATCATCCTGATGGTCGTCTGGGAGTGGTATTCCCGGCGGCGCGAGGCGGAAAAGGAAGCCGAAAAGGATGAAGAATCCCGGTCCGCGGAGAAGAAGGCTGCATCGAAGGGGAAGGGTGCGAAGAAGAACGGTTCCGGGAAGAAGAGCCCGTCCACCAAAAAATAA
- the cofH gene encoding 5-amino-6-(D-ribitylamino)uracil--L-tyrosine 4-hydroxyphenyl transferase CofH — protein MSQPVRQLLDDVIGGARMTEEEAAMLLRARGPEVWEIARAADIVREEKVGNIVTYVRNQNLHLTNICKNLCGFCGFGVPPSSKEAYLFTKEEIESEVRKARDRQVTELCFLSGVHPDFNTERYVELLSLVHGMMPEADLHTMSPDEVAWAAKQDGISTEEVLGRMVAAGLGTLQGTAAEILVDDVRRTICPAKVPTAEWVRIITEAHRMGIKSTSTIMYGSIETERDRAEHLGVLRAIQDETGGFTELVPLSYLHEGTALHRRGLVTRGATGREDLLLFAVARLFLDNFDNIQISWGKIGARMASLGMLAGGNDFGGTMFVDAVSTDAGAEAADYFDPAEMKEITDDLGRVLKRRSTMYEILD, from the coding sequence ATGAGTCAGCCAGTACGACAGCTGCTCGATGATGTCATCGGCGGCGCCAGGATGACCGAGGAGGAGGCGGCGATGCTCCTCCGTGCCCGCGGCCCCGAGGTATGGGAGATTGCCCGTGCCGCGGATATCGTGCGGGAAGAGAAGGTGGGAAATATCGTCACCTACGTGCGCAACCAGAACCTGCACCTGACCAACATCTGCAAGAACCTCTGCGGATTCTGCGGGTTCGGGGTGCCCCCATCGTCCAAAGAGGCATATCTCTTCACGAAGGAAGAGATCGAAAGTGAGGTGCGAAAGGCGCGGGATCGGCAGGTGACCGAACTCTGCTTCCTCTCGGGTGTTCACCCGGACTTCAATACTGAGCGGTATGTTGAACTCCTCTCCCTTGTCCACGGCATGATGCCCGAGGCCGACCTGCACACGATGAGTCCGGACGAGGTCGCATGGGCGGCAAAACAGGACGGCATTTCGACTGAAGAGGTCCTCGGGCGGATGGTGGCGGCGGGCCTCGGCACCCTTCAGGGGACGGCGGCGGAGATTCTCGTGGATGATGTCCGGCGGACCATCTGCCCTGCAAAGGTTCCGACTGCAGAGTGGGTGCGCATCATCACAGAGGCCCACCGGATGGGCATCAAATCCACCTCCACCATCATGTACGGCTCGATCGAGACCGAACGGGACCGTGCCGAACATCTCGGGGTCCTGCGGGCTATTCAGGACGAAACAGGCGGATTTACGGAACTCGTCCCCCTCTCCTATCTCCACGAGGGGACGGCGCTGCACCGGCGGGGTCTTGTGACCCGTGGAGCGACGGGCCGTGAGGATCTCCTCCTCTTTGCGGTCGCACGGCTCTTTCTCGACAACTTCGATAACATCCAGATCTCCTGGGGCAAGATCGGGGCGCGGATGGCGTCACTGGGGATGCTTGCAGGAGGGAACGACTTCGGCGGGACGATGTTTGTCGATGCCGTCTCCACCGACGCCGGTGCGGAGGCGGCAGATTACTTCGACCCTGCCGAGATGAAGGAGATCACCGACGATCTCGGCCGCGTCCTGAAGCGCCGGTCGACGATGTACGAAATCCTGGACTAA
- a CDS encoding DUF1805 domain-containing protein — protein MIHTRISTPGISAACYAIPAGPVTIVFAVAEKGVLGCGAIDPVALQGFGLATARVRPPEGKNSITGAKDLLGGTVKEANDAAEALGIQVGMRGDEALSLLS, from the coding sequence ATGATCCACACACGCATCAGCACTCCCGGCATCAGCGCCGCATGCTACGCGATTCCTGCAGGCCCTGTGACGATCGTCTTTGCCGTCGCAGAGAAGGGCGTCCTCGGCTGCGGGGCCATCGACCCCGTCGCCCTGCAGGGTTTCGGCCTCGCCACCGCCCGTGTCCGCCCGCCGGAAGGAAAGAACTCCATCACCGGCGCCAAAGACCTCCTCGGGGGAACCGTCAAAGAGGCCAACGACGCCGCCGAAGCCCTCGGGATACAGGTCGGCATGCGGGGGGACGAGGCGCTCTCGCTCCTCTCGTAA
- the recQ gene encoding DNA helicase RecQ, whose amino-acid sequence MPSPAAYKTLKTYFGYDAFYPYQEQVIDALADGRDVLAVIATGAGKSLCYQVPALMGEGIALVISPLIALMKDQVDGLRECGVPAACINSTQEWDERKSVEQDIAAGRVRILYVSPERAVQQGFVRFLQQAGGVTLIAVDEAHCISQWGHEFRPEYRQLAALIREFPTAPVVALTATATTAVRQDIMAQLRLRQPEQVVGSFYRPNLRYEVRPKEDAFGQLLNYLKGHRTQSGIIYTMSRSGAEELAERLRGFGIRAFPYHAGLSKLQRERTQEKFIRDDAEVVVATVAFGMGIDKPDVRYVIHYDMPRSLEYYYQETGRAGRDGDPADCILFYSPGDRGRCSYFIEQEASQALKQAGYRKLDGMVEYTEATGCRAAAIVRYFGETAPAGGCGQCDNCRNPRERFEGAAIARAALACVDALETPFGAGHIIEILRGQKTKKIRETGGAKNPAYGKGKAHSRDEWRGYLRDLVRQGYLEVGGDRFPVLTITAAGHEVLAAEEAEVYLTRPARGKRKKAEKMPALTGDDGDLFEDLRTLRKEIADREGVPPYCIFHDATLREIACARPQSAQELLAIRGIGATKLEKFGEAFLGGCRTTARDGPSSSALATLALFREGKTMRGIADERDLTEEIVAAHLEECIAAGMDVPIDDLIPPFRQEAIRDAARREGTDDIRLLKAVLGDRYPYAEIRLVAAAMRRDKTPPG is encoded by the coding sequence ATGCCCTCGCCCGCCGCCTACAAAACCCTGAAGACCTACTTCGGGTACGACGCCTTCTACCCCTACCAGGAGCAGGTGATCGACGCCCTTGCAGACGGCCGGGACGTCCTCGCGGTCATCGCGACGGGTGCGGGCAAGTCGCTCTGTTACCAGGTCCCGGCCCTCATGGGGGAAGGCATTGCCCTCGTGATATCCCCCCTCATCGCCCTCATGAAGGATCAGGTCGACGGCCTGCGGGAGTGCGGGGTGCCGGCGGCCTGCATCAACTCGACGCAGGAATGGGACGAGCGAAAATCCGTCGAGCAGGACATTGCGGCCGGACGGGTCCGCATCCTCTACGTCTCCCCCGAGCGGGCCGTCCAGCAGGGCTTCGTCCGGTTCCTGCAGCAGGCGGGCGGCGTCACCCTCATCGCGGTCGACGAGGCGCACTGCATCTCCCAATGGGGCCATGAGTTCCGCCCCGAATACCGCCAGCTCGCCGCCCTCATCCGCGAGTTTCCCACCGCCCCGGTCGTCGCCCTCACCGCGACCGCGACGACCGCCGTGCGGCAGGACATCATGGCACAGCTGCGCCTGCGCCAGCCCGAACAGGTGGTCGGGAGCTTCTACCGCCCGAACCTCCGCTACGAGGTCCGCCCCAAGGAGGACGCTTTCGGCCAGCTCCTCAACTACCTCAAGGGGCATCGCACGCAGTCGGGCATCATCTACACGATGTCGAGAAGCGGCGCCGAAGAGCTCGCCGAACGGCTGCGGGGATTCGGCATCCGGGCGTTTCCCTACCACGCGGGCCTCTCCAAGCTCCAGCGGGAGCGGACGCAGGAGAAGTTCATCCGCGACGATGCCGAGGTGGTCGTTGCAACGGTCGCCTTCGGGATGGGCATCGACAAGCCCGACGTCCGCTACGTCATCCACTACGACATGCCCCGCTCCCTCGAGTACTACTACCAGGAGACCGGCCGGGCGGGCCGCGACGGTGACCCCGCCGACTGCATCCTCTTCTACAGCCCCGGCGACCGGGGGCGCTGCTCCTACTTCATCGAACAGGAAGCCTCCCAGGCCCTGAAACAGGCCGGCTACCGCAAACTCGACGGGATGGTGGAGTACACCGAGGCGACCGGATGCCGGGCGGCGGCGATCGTCCGCTACTTCGGCGAGACGGCGCCTGCGGGGGGATGCGGCCAGTGCGACAACTGCAGAAACCCCCGCGAGCGCTTCGAGGGGGCCGCCATCGCCCGGGCGGCGCTCGCGTGCGTCGACGCCCTCGAGACGCCCTTCGGGGCGGGGCATATCATCGAGATCCTCCGCGGGCAGAAGACGAAAAAGATCCGCGAGACCGGGGGTGCCAAAAACCCCGCCTACGGTAAGGGAAAGGCACATTCGCGGGACGAATGGCGCGGCTATCTCCGCGACCTCGTCCGGCAGGGGTACCTCGAGGTCGGCGGCGACCGCTTCCCCGTCCTCACCATCACCGCCGCCGGGCACGAGGTGCTCGCAGCGGAGGAGGCGGAGGTCTACCTCACCCGCCCGGCACGGGGCAAACGGAAGAAGGCGGAGAAGATGCCCGCCCTCACCGGCGACGACGGCGACCTCTTCGAAGACCTGCGCACGCTTCGAAAGGAGATCGCCGACCGCGAGGGGGTGCCGCCCTACTGCATCTTCCATGACGCCACCCTGCGGGAGATCGCCTGCGCCCGCCCGCAGTCGGCACAGGAGCTCCTCGCCATCCGGGGCATCGGGGCAACGAAGCTCGAGAAGTTCGGCGAGGCATTCCTCGGCGGCTGCCGGACGACGGCCCGCGACGGCCCCTCATCCTCGGCGCTTGCGACGCTCGCCCTCTTCCGGGAGGGAAAGACGATGCGGGGCATTGCAGACGAGCGCGATCTGACCGAAGAGATCGTCGCCGCCCACCTCGAAGAGTGCATCGCAGCGGGCATGGACGTCCCCATCGACGACCTCATCCCCCCCTTCCGGCAGGAGGCCATAAGGGACGCCGCCCGCCGGGAGGGGACCGACGATATCCGGCTCCTGAAGGCCGTCCTCGGCGACCGCTACCCCTACGCAGAAATACGCCTCGTGGCGGCGGCGATGCGGAGGGACAAAACCCCGCCCGGCTAA
- a CDS encoding DUF5683 domain-containing protein has translation MASPIIAVILSFFIPGLGQFYTGQLLKAVALFVLALIFAALSTIVIGIPLYLIVWVYSMYDAYVTAKGE, from the coding sequence ATGGCATCACCGATTATCGCCGTCATCCTCTCGTTTTTCATTCCCGGACTCGGGCAGTTCTATACAGGGCAGCTCCTGAAGGCCGTCGCCCTCTTCGTCCTCGCCCTCATCTTCGCGGCGCTCTCGACCATCGTGATCGGCATTCCCCTCTACCTGATCGTGTGGGTGTACAGCATGTACGATGCGTACGTGACGGCGAAGGGGGAGTGA
- a CDS encoding SulP family inorganic anion transporter, with protein MNAQQIREEWFSNTRADILAGITVALALIPEAIAFSIIAGVDPMVGLYASFCIAVVISVAGGRPGMISAATGSMALVMVVLVRDFGLEYLLAATILTGMLQFGLGLLKVGRFISFIPYSVVLGFVNSLAILIFLAQVPFLLGASLPVYAMAAATIGMILLLPRFTRVVPAPLVAIVVMTAVAIGTGLNVLSVGDLGGITRALPAFHLPMVPLTLDTLLIILPYSVTLVIVGLLESLLTASIIDEMTDTRSDRNREVKGQGIANCVAGCFGGMAGCAMIGQSVINVTSGGRGRLSSMTAGLFLIFLIIVLGDLVEQIPMAALVGVMIMVAIGTFEWDSVRDIAKIPKSDAFVMVATIAIVVYTHDLAKGVLAGVVLAALAMAYKMSVISVSADMREDGVKVYTVHGQLFFGTMTAFIDLFDYAGDPENIEINFLHSHIWDHSAVEAIARVIDKYQQEGTSVYVTGLDVESQKTLDKGFS; from the coding sequence TTGAACGCGCAACAGATCAGAGAGGAATGGTTTTCAAATACGAGGGCTGACATCCTTGCCGGCATTACCGTTGCTCTTGCACTGATTCCCGAGGCCATCGCATTCTCCATCATTGCAGGCGTCGATCCGATGGTGGGCCTGTACGCCTCCTTCTGCATCGCCGTGGTCATCTCGGTTGCGGGCGGACGTCCGGGTATGATCTCCGCCGCAACGGGGTCGATGGCACTTGTGATGGTCGTTCTCGTGAGGGACTTCGGGCTCGAGTATCTCCTTGCCGCCACCATCCTGACCGGCATGCTTCAGTTCGGCCTCGGCCTCCTGAAGGTCGGGCGGTTCATCTCGTTCATCCCGTATTCGGTCGTGCTCGGCTTTGTCAATTCACTGGCGATCCTGATCTTCCTTGCCCAGGTACCCTTCCTCCTCGGCGCCTCCCTTCCGGTGTATGCGATGGCGGCGGCGACGATCGGGATGATCCTCCTCCTGCCCCGCTTCACCCGCGTGGTGCCGGCCCCCCTCGTTGCCATCGTCGTGATGACAGCGGTTGCGATAGGGACAGGGCTGAATGTGCTGAGCGTCGGTGACCTTGGCGGCATCACCCGGGCCCTTCCGGCATTTCACCTTCCCATGGTGCCCCTGACCCTCGACACCCTGCTGATCATCCTTCCCTACTCGGTGACGCTCGTCATCGTGGGACTCCTCGAATCCCTCCTGACCGCATCCATCATCGACGAGATGACCGACACCCGAAGCGACAGGAACCGCGAGGTGAAGGGGCAGGGCATTGCAAACTGTGTCGCCGGTTGTTTCGGCGGCATGGCCGGATGCGCGATGATTGGCCAGTCGGTCATCAACGTGACATCCGGGGGCCGGGGGCGACTCTCATCGATGACGGCCGGGCTGTTCCTGATCTTTTTGATCATCGTGCTCGGCGACCTGGTGGAACAGATCCCCATGGCGGCCCTCGTCGGGGTGATGATCATGGTCGCCATCGGGACATTCGAGTGGGATTCGGTTCGGGATATCGCGAAAATCCCCAAGAGCGATGCATTCGTGATGGTTGCGACCATCGCCATCGTCGTCTACACCCATGACCTCGCCAAGGGCGTCCTCGCGGGCGTGGTGCTCGCCGCCCTTGCAATGGCGTACAAGATGTCGGTGATATCGGTGTCCGCCGATATGCGGGAGGACGGCGTGAAGGTGTACACGGTCCACGGACAGCTCTTCTTCGGTACCATGACCGCATTCATCGACCTCTTCGACTATGCCGGCGACCCCGAAAACATTGAAATCAACTTCCTCCACTCCCACATCTGGGATCACTCCGCCGTCGAGGCGATAGCACGGGTCATCGACAAGTACCAGCAGGAGGGCACGTCGGTCTATGTCACCGGCCTGGACGTTGAGAGCCAAAAGACGCTGGATAAGGGGTTTTCGTGA
- a CDS encoding universal stress protein, protein MYKNILLATDGSENARRAAGEAAGFAREGSSHVTMVHIKNSPPSQSRMVKANFDVHSILEEDAKSEIKNTIDIFEKEGLPYTLKVAIGDPAAEIFEIAAKEQADLIIIGSRGLGAIKGVFLGSVSQKVAQHAPCPVLIVK, encoded by the coding sequence ATGTACAAAAATATCCTGCTTGCAACGGACGGGTCGGAAAATGCACGACGTGCGGCCGGGGAGGCGGCGGGTTTTGCCAGGGAGGGATCCTCCCATGTGACCATGGTCCATATCAAAAATTCTCCTCCTTCCCAGTCACGGATGGTGAAGGCAAATTTTGATGTCCACTCCATTCTGGAAGAGGATGCAAAATCCGAGATAAAAAACACCATCGATATCTTTGAAAAGGAGGGTCTGCCCTATACCCTGAAGGTGGCGATAGGCGATCCCGCGGCGGAAATATTTGAGATTGCCGCAAAGGAACAAGCCGACCTGATCATCATCGGGAGCCGGGGGCTTGGTGCGATCAAAGGTGTCTTCCTGGGAAGTGTCAGCCAGAAGGTCGCCCAGCATGCACCATGCCCGGTGCTGATTGTAAAATAA
- a CDS encoding universal stress protein, with the protein MPLFETIVLATDFSETSVRAQDYVRRLRQAGCKKVIAVFVLDTIETGVVISEPSGFIDDEGRYEGDLNARIIRHAREKMQELMAMLEEVGLEVEPIIISGVPAKEIVKIADARDASLIVVGSHGRSNITSALLGSVSEKVIRTAKQPVLVVRREE; encoded by the coding sequence ATGCCGCTCTTTGAGACCATCGTCCTTGCAACCGACTTCTCCGAGACCTCCGTCAGGGCCCAGGACTACGTCCGGCGCCTGCGCCAGGCCGGATGCAAAAAGGTCATCGCCGTCTTCGTCCTCGACACCATCGAGACCGGTGTCGTCATCAGCGAACCCTCCGGTTTTATCGACGACGAGGGCCGCTATGAGGGCGACCTGAACGCTCGCATCATCCGCCACGCCCGCGAGAAGATGCAGGAGCTGATGGCCATGCTCGAGGAGGTGGGCCTCGAGGTCGAACCGATCATCATCAGCGGCGTTCCCGCCAAGGAGATCGTAAAGATCGCCGACGCACGGGACGCATCCCTCATCGTGGTGGGCTCCCACGGCCGCTCCAACATCACAAGCGCTCTTCTGGGCTCCGTCTCCGAGAAGGTGATCCGGACGGCAAAGCAGCCCGTGCTGGTGGTCAGAAGGGAGGAGTGA
- a CDS encoding thioredoxin family protein → MNGNGVIEANDLTWEQTVEKSTIPVIVMFYTPTCPHCRTMEPYFREFSGEFAGKVVFARINLAESAWIGERYGVMSTPTFKFFCGGKPVQDLVGAVYPAILKKRIEEVLVHGKECAEKSTEIDYEISGYA, encoded by the coding sequence ATGAATGGAAACGGCGTCATCGAGGCAAACGATCTAACATGGGAACAGACGGTAGAGAAGAGCACCATCCCCGTCATCGTGATGTTTTACACCCCCACCTGTCCACACTGCCGGACGATGGAGCCGTATTTCCGCGAATTCTCCGGCGAATTTGCAGGAAAGGTCGTCTTTGCCCGCATCAATCTCGCCGAGAGTGCATGGATAGGAGAGCGGTACGGGGTGATGTCGACGCCCACCTTCAAGTTCTTCTGCGGCGGAAAACCGGTCCAGGACCTCGTGGGCGCCGTCTATCCCGCCATCCTCAAAAAACGCATCGAGGAGGTGCTCGTCCACGGCAAGGAGTGTGCCGAGAAGTCGACCGAGATTGATTACGAAATCTCGGGGTATGCGTGA
- a CDS encoding ABC transporter permease, which yields MKKPDIIFQLSMRSVRLNLLRSVLAALGIVIGVVAIASIGMISANMTLSVTEELSATANVLVVKPDSGGGGSFGMPGGGGSSDDDDDYISDDQFDDIRKAAGSSYVYSLYSESDSIETGDSNGRTTIYAMDDDAMTEILTLAEGSFPSTTSQVVIGPDMVERYGIEVGSKISIGDEDDEDGATTVRVTGILEERGMSMDINSDSAIITTEKFFTGRYGGEDEYAQVNVVVDDIDEIDAISESIDESLNKKDDEVSIQDSSRMLDTISSTLGTITTFALAIAGISLLVAAVSIFNVMMMSVTERVREIGILRSIGTQKGEILRMFIYEAAIIGIVGAGIGAALSLVIGYVVVFGMVGTTEYFFALDSLVNVPEGMIVGAVICIISGVYPAWRASNLDPIEALRAE from the coding sequence ATGAAGAAACCCGACATCATCTTCCAGCTCTCGATGCGCAGCGTGCGCCTGAACCTCCTGCGATCGGTGCTTGCGGCACTGGGCATTGTCATCGGCGTCGTCGCGATCGCATCTATCGGCATGATCTCTGCCAATATGACCCTCTCGGTCACGGAAGAGCTCTCGGCAACGGCAAATGTCCTCGTGGTAAAACCGGATAGCGGGGGAGGCGGGAGCTTCGGCATGCCGGGCGGCGGCGGAAGTAGCGACGACGATGACGACTACATCTCGGACGACCAGTTCGACGACATCCGGAAGGCCGCGGGCTCATCGTATGTCTATTCCCTCTATTCGGAGAGCGATAGCATCGAGACGGGCGACAGCAACGGCCGCACCACCATCTACGCGATGGACGATGACGCGATGACGGAGATTCTCACCCTCGCCGAGGGCAGTTTCCCCTCGACGACGTCGCAGGTCGTCATCGGGCCGGACATGGTCGAGCGCTACGGCATCGAGGTCGGAAGCAAGATTTCCATCGGTGACGAGGATGACGAGGACGGAGCGACGACCGTCCGCGTAACCGGCATCCTCGAGGAACGCGGGATGTCGATGGACATCAACTCCGACAGTGCGATCATTACGACCGAGAAGTTCTTCACCGGGCGCTACGGCGGGGAGGACGAGTATGCGCAGGTGAACGTGGTCGTCGACGACATCGACGAGATCGATGCCATTTCCGAGAGCATTGATGAATCGCTCAACAAGAAGGACGATGAAGTTTCGATTCAGGACTCCAGCCGGATGCTCGATACGATCTCCTCGACCCTTGGCACGATCACGACCTTTGCCCTTGCCATCGCGGGCATCTCGCTTCTCGTGGCGGCGGTCTCCATCTTCAATGTGATGATGATGTCGGTTACCGAACGGGTCCGCGAGATCGGCATCCTCCGCAGCATCGGGACGCAGAAGGGCGAAATCCTGCGGATGTTCATCTACGAGGCAGCGATCATCGGCATCGTAGGTGCCGGCATCGGCGCCGCCCTCTCCCTCGTGATCGGCTATGTGGTCGTCTTCGGGATGGTGGGGACAACGGAGTACTTCTTCGCCCTCGACAGTCTCGTGAATGTCCCCGAGGGGATGATCGTGGGCGCCGTCATCTGCATCATCTCAGGGGTGTACCCCGCATGGCGGGCGTCGAACCTCGACCCGATCGAGGCCCTCCGGGCCGAATAA
- a CDS encoding ABC transporter ATP-binding protein translates to MSSTPVIALEEVRKTYPLLSGDVHALDGVTLTIRKGEFVAIMGPSGSGKSTLMNQIGCLDVPTSGTVRIEGQDIGTLSDHDLTALRRDSIGYIFQKFNLIPLLTAYENVEYPLVLKDRTYDTSGRVQALLDSVGIDAALAEHRPAELSGGQQQRVAVARALVNEPAILLCDEPTGNLDSKTSTQIMEMLATLNRQGRTVIMVTHDAGTAGYADRTILIEDGRIA, encoded by the coding sequence ATGTCCTCCACACCGGTTATCGCACTCGAGGAGGTGCGAAAGACATACCCCCTCCTCTCCGGGGACGTCCACGCCCTCGACGGGGTCACCCTGACCATCAGGAAGGGGGAGTTCGTCGCCATCATGGGGCCGTCCGGGTCGGGGAAATCGACCCTGATGAACCAGATCGGCTGCCTCGACGTCCCGACGTCAGGGACCGTCCGCATCGAGGGGCAGGACATCGGCACGCTCAGCGACCATGACCTCACGGCGCTCCGGCGCGACTCGATCGGCTACATCTTCCAGAAGTTCAACCTGATCCCCCTGCTGACGGCCTACGAGAACGTCGAGTACCCCCTCGTCCTCAAAGACCGGACGTATGACACGTCCGGCCGGGTGCAGGCCCTTCTCGATTCGGTGGGCATCGACGCGGCGCTTGCCGAACACCGGCCGGCTGAGCTCTCCGGCGGCCAGCAGCAGCGGGTGGCCGTCGCCCGTGCGCTCGTGAACGAACCGGCGATCCTCCTCTGCGACGAGCCGACGGGCAACCTCGACTCGAAGACGAGCACCCAGATCATGGAGATGCTCGCAACGCTCAACCGGCAGGGGCGAACCGTGATCATGGTGACCCATGACGCGGGAACGGCCGGGTACGCCGACCGGACGATCCTGATTGAGGACGGGAGGATTGCATGA
- a CDS encoding COG1361 S-layer family protein, translating into MNQRICIALLVLAALCGIAAAATDGESDAASQIAVTGITKTPETLMPGDQGFITVEITNTGDESVSIDRAKLYTSDLAVVNDNAYDTVGDIGAGNDMEFTFTVKAKAAEGIFYPSFYLDYTSAGSMRTSIPVIVDDTCPQVSLLGVPETFTGGKTEDITVLVGNPRDGELSAITITPVTDSVKSDRTSYFVGNLEKDESAEVAFAITPLEEGDLTFEISYKNGVNEHSTTVSIPMTFGTDKTSADLVVNEVAVSSSGGTATVSGDVTNAGLEEAYSVMVTVGSPAVATNPNPVAVIGALEPDDFSGFEVTYTMQGAGEVPVLVTYKDEDGNIYEETFYVSGGNAVAAADGDGETTSPQMPAGGPGGNRNPLGSMGSGFARIPVIPIILGILIIAGGLIAWKTGYLARGRDAIQARLQKKK; encoded by the coding sequence ATGAACCAACGAATATGTATTGCACTCCTGGTCCTTGCGGCCCTCTGCGGCATAGCGGCCGCGGCGACCGACGGCGAATCGGACGCGGCGTCCCAGATTGCGGTGACCGGGATCACCAAAACCCCCGAGACGCTGATGCCCGGGGACCAGGGATTTATCACCGTCGAGATTACGAACACCGGGGACGAGAGCGTCTCCATCGACCGGGCGAAGCTCTACACGAGCGACCTTGCCGTCGTCAATGACAACGCCTACGACACCGTCGGCGACATCGGGGCGGGCAACGACATGGAGTTCACCTTCACCGTGAAGGCGAAGGCGGCCGAGGGGATCTTCTACCCGTCCTTCTACCTCGACTATACCTCGGCGGGGTCCATGCGCACCTCCATCCCGGTGATCGTGGACGACACCTGCCCGCAGGTCTCCCTCCTCGGAGTCCCCGAGACCTTCACCGGGGGGAAGACCGAGGATATCACCGTCCTCGTGGGCAACCCCCGCGACGGTGAACTGAGCGCGATCACCATCACCCCGGTGACGGACAGCGTAAAGAGCGACCGGACCAGCTACTTCGTGGGCAATCTGGAGAAGGACGAATCCGCCGAGGTCGCCTTTGCCATCACACCCCTCGAGGAGGGGGATCTCACCTTTGAGATCAGCTACAAAAACGGCGTCAACGAGCACAGCACCACCGTCTCGATTCCCATGACCTTCGGGACGGACAAGACAAGCGCCGACCTCGTGGTAAACGAGGTCGCAGTCAGCTCCTCCGGCGGGACCGCAACGGTCTCCGGTGACGTGACGAACGCCGGCCTCGAGGAGGCCTACTCCGTCATGGTGACGGTGGGAAGCCCCGCCGTTGCGACGAACCCGAACCCCGTTGCCGTCATCGGCGCCCTTGAGCCCGACGACTTCTCCGGATTCGAGGTGACCTATACGATGCAGGGTGCCGGAGAAGTCCCGGTGCTGGTCACGTACAAGGATGAGGACGGCAACATCTACGAGGAGACGTTCTACGTAAGCGGCGGAAATGCGGTTGCAGCAGCCGACGGCGATGGCGAGACGACATCACCCCAGATGCCCGCCGGCGGACCCGGCGGCAACCGAAACCCGCTCGGCTCCATGGGCAGCGGCTTTGCCCGGATTCCCGTCATCCCCATCATCCTCGGGATCCTGATCATCGCCGGTGGTCTCATTGCCTGGAAGACGGGGTACCTCGCACGGGGACGTGATGCCATCCAGGCACGCCTGCAGAAAAAGAAGTGA